In the genome of Dermatophagoides farinae isolate YC_2012a chromosome 4, ASM2471394v1, whole genome shotgun sequence, the window tgatatgattgaaaatggtaCGGAATTACAGATGACAACATCGgttgaaaaatatattattGATACATTGTCATCGAAACTAAATTTTCACCCAAAGTTAATTGATGCAAAACAGAATTGGGGTAAATATGTGAATGGTACATGGACTGGATCGGTTGCATATCTTATTAATGaggtgaaagaaaaataaaaatcatttgaaatttgacaCTGAAATAacagtgaatttttttctcttttttttttgatcatttagaCTAGTGATCTAGCCATGGGTTCCATATCTGTTCTACATGAACGTATAcgattcattgaatataGTGATATTTATATAATCGAAGAAGTAGGATTCATATCAAGAATACCGAAATTAATGACAAGAGATTGGATTGTAATTGAACCATTCACATGGACAGTATGgtttatgataatcatttcatttttaattatttccATAATTCTTTATATAATTTCTAATCATATATTTCGTGCCTCGGGTGAAAATCTACCATTTCGTTTAATTTGGTCAAAATTATTTGCTATAGTTGTCAATCAacgtaagttttttttaaaattatttcgtttgtttgtcgaATTCATTCGGaggaataaagaaaattctaaaaTCTTATATCACAATAGAAGCTCATGTTTTACGTAcacgaatgaataaaaatcgtttgatatttatttgttggATATTTGGCAATATGGTATTAAGTATTCTTTATTCAACACAATTCTATCGATTTCTTGCACTACATCAATATGATCGACCATTGAGAACgaatttcgatttgattgatgcTATCGAGATCGGTACACATGATACGATTACACTTGAACAAAGTATTGTATTAGAATATGGTGTTAACGATAGTGATATTTTCTATGTGATTGGCCaaaatatccaaaaaaattctaaacaaAATGTTCCAAAATTAGAAAGTGGATTCGATaaattggaacaaaattCACGTTatgtattgattgaatcaaaaacggcattcaaatatttgattaaaaattatgCACAAAAAGCGATGCTAATGAGCGAAGATAATATGGCAATGGATTTTTTAGCCATTGGTTTCTCGAAACATTCACCATTATATCCATCATTTAATcgtttgtatgtttttttttatttcgattttaATTCTTTACCATTCtccgattcattttttttcgtaattcatttattcacattttaaaaaatcagaataaaaatattcactCAAAACGGTTTCATTCAACATTGGATAGATGaagttataaaaaaaacaaaaacggcTAATCCTGCAGAATATTCTACATCGATGATGGGCGCACCAAAAACAACTATCGATACCGATGGTCTTGATATCAATGATATTAAATCCATATTAATAATATGGTCAATAGGATTAAGTAgttcaacaataatattattgaatgaaattattgccaaaatcatttatttaacaaaaaagaaaaaaatgaaaatgaaaatgaaaaaaaatcatcaaatgaaattccccaaaaaaaacaaagtgatgaacaacaatgcAAACTCTTTGGcaacaaacaattgaaaaataaattttcatcaaaaatgtttgaactaattatttttgtttgtttcacaaTATATCGTAATAtattacaaatgaaatgtacgaaaaaaaaataaaagaaaatgcaaatgttctttcgttttttttgtaactatagttcataatcaatcaatagatTTAATCAATATCCAGTTTCAATAACTGTCAAagttatttattttctcgTTTCTCATTTGCTTTAGATTCCGATTAATTgcttgaaacaaaaaaaattcttttcccAGTTTTTCCATCATATATCTTGTTTTGCTAttccagtttttttcatcattttcgttGAACCTTTTAATGTTAATCTTGTGTTTCACTCCAATGTGTACTATTTACTGTTTTCCCATATTCAGTGATATTGAAACGAATGATCCAATATCTTTTTCACCCaattatatattttgtttgatgatgatcattcgaaaaatgaataaacaattattattaacgaTTCTATCAATtctattatcatcgtcatcattattcatgatgataattgccGTTGATTGTATTCTATCATCAACAGAATTTAATCGTTTCTATGGTGATCAAAACATCGAATCTTATCTGACCAATATGTGTAGAaatttcgaaacaaaaaaattgtatattGTTCTTGTAGATAatcacaatcattcaattgacatcgataataataacagtgaatttttaaatttaagaaattttttcattaataaaaattgtccatatgattattttgattcattagaATTGGCCcaatcaattataattaGTGAACCAAAATATCGTTATCGTAATGTATTGATTctgatcaattcatttcaattatcgCCAACACAAATACATCTAAACATTCGtgaattgtttgaattgtCTCAAAACCTTTATCTTAATTGTGCAAATTGTGTTCCAatgatttttctatttcattatgatattcattcattatataattGGTTATCTGAAGCAATTTTGTGGCTAAATCAACGATTTAGCTGTACGATTGTATCTAGATTTGCTGATTCTGAAAAAGTATTACATCTAAGACCGGTAATTAAAGGTTgtcttgaattgaatgaaatttattggCCAAAATCACAACAAGATTTCGATCAACTACGTATATCACCATTACAATGTGATCTCAATCAAACCATTATAAATATTGTTATAAATGATGTAAGCAATGATTgtatgattttaattttcattcaccaccccattaattaattatttaaatttttcaagtttAATCCATACAGCGATATACTTGATCGTGAAACTGATATTAAATTTGGTCCATCtactgaaaaaaatcttattgaaattttaatgatgaaaataaattctcgTTATCGATTAATCGATGGTTTTCAGAATTGGGGTAAACATGAAAATGGTGTTTGGACTGGATCTGTTAGCCATCTGATTAATGGGGTTTGTGATCACTGggttttcattcaaataatttgaattcttatttttgtttcaaaatataGTCTGCTGATATAGCGATTGGTGGTTTCTCCATCACATATGATCGATCATTGGTCATCGATTATAGTGATATAACAATGGTTGATGAAATTGCATTTATATCACGTATTCCAGAACTTCGATCAAGATCTTGGCTAGTTATTGAACCATTTTCTCGTTTACTTTGGTTCATAATATTTATTTCGTTTATATTGGTTTCGTTAATATGTTATTTAATTCCAAAATGGGAAATtcatgacaatgatgatgatgtttctgTACgatatcgatcaattttgtCGAAACAACTATTGGCTATCATGGTTAATCAACGTAAGTTTTAAAAAACgttaaaataatttattgctgaatttgttaattttaatttcgcCATCTTTTCTATAATATAGAGGCTCATGTTCTGATGTTAACATCATGGAAACAACGTTTAATTCTTATCGGCTGGATATTATGCAATATGGTATTAGCCATTTCATATTCAACTGAATATTACACGTTACTTGCACTAGTAcaatatgatgatccattattGACTAAAGATGATCTGATCAGAGTAACTCAAATGAatagtcatcattttttcacacTTGATGGTAGCGTTGTAATGgattttaaaatcattgataGTGATGGTTCTAAGATGATAAGCAGAAATTTAGAAGAAAATGAACGCTATAATGTTATGCAACTGGAAGAAGGTTTCGATAGAATTGCTAATGATTCTCGATTCATATTAATTGAATCTAAAGCATCATTTAAATTCCTTATAAAAACATATGCACAAAAAGCAATGCTTATTAGTAATGATATATTGGCAACTGATTATCTTGCTATTGCATTCAGAAGACGATCaccattttttgattcatttaattaTATGTAAGTAATtagtttcatttgatttaatcgtttttttgatttttattctgttcatttcattttaatgattAGAATAAGAACATGTAGCCATTATGGTCTTACGCAATATTGGctaaacaaattgattttattctcTGAAACGgccaatgttgatgaatattcCATTTCATCCATTGGAACAGCagcaataaaaacaacattaacaACCGATGGTTTAAAAATCTATGACCTTGGTTCTATATTTATCACCTGGTCGATTGGATTatcttattcattcattatattattgGGAGAGATTGTTATGAAATTTATAGTCAAATCGAAGaaacaatatcaatcaaccaacaataaaaaaatgaaattaacaacaatcattaatatatgacatatatattatatgtgATTGATAgttaattgattcattatatATGCTATTGGGTGATTGACGTAAATGAGAATGtggcaaatatttttttttcgattcgaatACTGAATCTATCAATTTTtcccatcatcaccatttatcataaaatgtaaaattttttttaccgtaTTGATTTATCTATGAAATCAATATTCATATAATGGAATCGGATTGTATTCAGCAGTCATGTTTGTGGAATTCGATCATTTTACAACACCAATAGCTATAACGTAAAACGTATTTTTGTGAACTGATGATATGATTGCTTatagaaatgaaacatttaatAATCGCGTTcaccattttgattattattgtggcCATTAAAAgtccttcatcatcatcaacaatacaTACACAAGATAAGATTTATCTTGGTAATAATTCCTTATGGAGTTATATGGAAGAATTATGTGGCCgaattcattatgatgaaaatattattataattttggtggaaaatttcaattattcctctcgaacatcatcatcatcatcaccatcttcAACTATAACATCAATCATGAGGACAAGAAATTTtcttgaacaaacaaattgtcCATTCGAATATTTCAATGGCTCAAATGTACAAATGATTAATGCTGAAATGGA includes:
- the LOC124500360 gene encoding glutamate receptor-like; this encodes MNVIHLRPKIDGCHQYNGLLWPKTMNDFRRLRTSSLKCDLNQTDIRIVLNNFTPFCDMIENGTELQMTTSVEKYIIDTLSSKLNFHPKLIDAKQNWGKYVNGTWTGSVAYLINETSDLAMGSISVLHERIRFIEYSDIYIIEEVGFISRIPKLMTRDWIVIEPFTWTVWFMIIISFLIISIILYIISNHIFRASGENLPFRLIWSKLFAIVVNQQAHVLRTRMNKNRLIFICWIFGNMVLSILYSTQFYRFLALHQYDRPLRTNFDLIDAIEIGTHDTITLEQSIVLEYGVNDSDIFYVIGQNIQKNSKQNVPKLESGFDKLEQNSRYVLIESKTAFKYLIKNYAQKAMLMSEDNMAMDFLAIGFSKHSPLYPSFNRLIKIFTQNGFIQHWIDEVIKKTKTANPAEYSTSMMGAPKTTIDTDGLDINDIKSILIIWSIGLSSSTIILLNEIIAKIIYLTKKKKMKMKMKKNHQMKFPKKNKVMNNNANSLATNN
- the LOC124500364 gene encoding glutamate receptor ionotropic, kainate 2-like translates to MNKQLLLTILSILLSSSSLFMMIIAVDCILSSTEFNRFYELAQSIIISEPKYRYRNVLILINSFQLSPTQIHLNIRELFELSQNLYLNCANCVPMIFLFHYDIHSLYNWLSEAILWLNQRFSCTIVSRFADSEKVLHLRPVIKGCLELNEIYWPKSQQDFDQLRISPLQCDLNQTIINIVINDFNPYSDILDRETDIKFGPSTEKNLIEILMMKINSRYRLIDGFQNWGKHENGVWTGSVSHLINGSADIAIGGFSITYDRSLVIDYSDITMVDEIAFISRIPELRSRSWLVIEPFSRLLWFIIFISFILVSLICYLIPKWEIHDNDDDVSVRYRSILSKQLLAIMVNQQAHVLMLTSWKQRLILIGWILCNMVLAISYSTEYYTLLALVQYDDPLLTKDDLIRVTQMNSHHFFTLDGSVVMDFKIIDSDGSKMISRNLEENERYNVMQLEEGFDRIANDSRFILIESKASFKFLIKTYAQKAMLISNDILATDYLAIAFRRRSPFFDSFNYIIRTCSHYGLTQYWLNKLILFSETANVDEYSISSIGTAAIKTTLTTDGLKIYDLGSIFITWSIGLSYSFIILLGEIVMKFIVKSKKQYQSTNNKKMKLTTIINI